A stretch of the Actinotalea sp. JY-7876 genome encodes the following:
- a CDS encoding shikimate kinase, with translation MSAVPAGPRAVLVGPPGSGKSTVARHLAALLGVAWRDTDEDVERTAGKEISAIFFDEGEPHFRALERAAVVTALTEHDGVLALGGGAVLDAATQEALGAYRDAGGTVVFLDVSLAHAAPRVGFQRARPLLLGNPRAQWQALMDARRPVYSSVATMHVLTDDVAPQDVAATIAAALEGPTRD, from the coding sequence ATGAGCGCGGTGCCCGCCGGGCCGCGCGCGGTGCTCGTCGGCCCGCCCGGGTCCGGCAAGTCCACGGTCGCCCGGCACCTCGCCGCGCTGCTCGGCGTCGCGTGGCGGGACACCGACGAGGACGTCGAGCGCACCGCGGGCAAGGAGATCAGCGCGATCTTCTTCGACGAGGGCGAGCCGCACTTCCGTGCCCTCGAGCGGGCGGCGGTGGTCACCGCGCTCACCGAGCACGACGGCGTGCTGGCGCTCGGCGGCGGCGCGGTGCTCGACGCCGCGACGCAGGAGGCCCTCGGGGCGTACCGCGACGCGGGCGGCACCGTCGTGTTCCTCGACGTCTCGCTCGCCCACGCGGCCCCCCGGGTCGGCTTCCAGCGCGCCCGGCCGCTGCTGCTGGGCAACCCCCGCGCGCAGTGGCAGGCACTCATGGACGCGCGCCGCCCGGTCTACAGCAGCGTCGCGACGATGCACGTGCTCACCGACGACGTCGCGCCGCAGGACGTCGCCGCGACGATCGCGGCAGCCCTGGAGGGACCCACCCGTGACTGA
- the aroC gene encoding chorismate synthase, which produces MLRWLTSGESHGQALVGILEGLPAGVQVTSADVRDALARRRLGYGRGARMAFEQDEVRMLAGLRHGVTQGGPLAIEIGNSEWPKWVDVMAADPVPPERLLVDAGTGDEREVARNRPLTRPRPGHADLVGMRKYGFTDARPVLERASARETATRVALGVVAAHFLEQAVGVRLVSHVVQIGPVAVPDDAALPTPDDVAALDADPVRCFDAAASAAMVAEIDDCHRAGDTLGGVVEVLAYDVPTGLGSYTHWDRRLDARLAAALMGIQAIKGAEVGDGFRTAARRGSQAHDEMERDPATGRIRRRSNRAGGLEGGMTNGEVLRVRAAMKPISTVPRALDTVDVATGETARAIHQRSDVCAVPPAAVVAEAMVALVLADAVVEKFGGDSVAEVARNHAAYVASLPELLR; this is translated from the coding sequence ATGCTGCGTTGGTTGACCTCGGGTGAGTCGCACGGCCAGGCGCTCGTCGGGATCCTCGAGGGTCTGCCCGCGGGCGTGCAGGTCACGAGCGCGGACGTGCGCGACGCGCTCGCCCGGCGCCGGCTCGGCTACGGCCGCGGCGCACGCATGGCCTTCGAGCAGGACGAGGTCCGGATGCTCGCCGGGCTGCGGCACGGCGTCACCCAGGGCGGCCCGCTCGCGATCGAGATCGGCAACAGCGAGTGGCCCAAGTGGGTCGACGTCATGGCCGCCGACCCCGTACCGCCGGAGCGCCTACTGGTCGACGCCGGCACCGGCGACGAGCGGGAGGTCGCCCGCAACCGGCCGCTCACCCGCCCCCGGCCCGGGCACGCCGACCTCGTGGGCATGCGCAAGTACGGGTTCACCGACGCGCGTCCCGTGCTCGAGCGGGCCTCGGCGCGGGAGACCGCGACGCGCGTGGCGCTCGGCGTCGTCGCCGCGCACTTCCTCGAGCAGGCCGTCGGCGTGCGCCTGGTCTCGCACGTCGTGCAGATCGGTCCCGTCGCGGTTCCCGACGACGCCGCGCTGCCCACGCCGGACGACGTCGCGGCGCTGGACGCCGACCCGGTGCGCTGCTTCGACGCGGCCGCCTCGGCGGCGATGGTCGCCGAGATCGACGACTGCCACCGCGCGGGCGACACGCTGGGCGGCGTCGTGGAGGTGCTCGCGTACGACGTGCCCACGGGCCTCGGCAGCTACACGCACTGGGACCGCCGGCTGGACGCGCGGCTCGCCGCCGCCCTCATGGGCATCCAGGCCATCAAGGGCGCCGAGGTGGGCGACGGGTTCCGCACCGCCGCGCGCCGCGGCTCGCAGGCGCACGACGAGATGGAGCGCGACCCCGCCACGGGCCGGATCCGCCGCCGCAGCAACCGCGCGGGCGGCCTGGAGGGCGGCATGACCAACGGCGAGGTGCTGCGCGTGCGCGCCGCCATGAAGCCGATCTCCACGGTCCCGCGCGCGCTCGACACGGTCGACGTCGCGACGGGGGAGACCGCGCGCGCCATCCACCAGCGCTCCGACGTCTGCGCCGTGCCGCCCGCCGCGGTCGTCGCGGAGGCGATGGTCGCGCTCGTCCTGGCCGACGCCGTCGTCGAGAAGTTCGGCGGGGACAGCGTCGCCGAGGTCGCGCGCAACCACGCCGCGTACGTCGCGTCCCTGCCGGAGCTGCTCCGATGA
- the aroB gene encoding 3-dehydroquinate synthase: protein MTEPTASAAPTRITVAGEHPYDVVVGHHLLGELAGMLGDRVRRVLVIHPGALTASAEVVQEDLRAQGFEVFLAEVPEAEEAKSAQVAAFLWGVLGQADFTRSDAIVGLGGGATTDLAGFVAATWLRGIRVVHIPTTVLAMVDAAVGGKTGINTPEGKNLVGAFHPPAGVLCDLVALGSLPVHDRTAGLAEIVKAGFIADERILELVEQDPAALVAPTLDDAAAGRLRELVERAIAVKARVVGEDLREADLREILNYGHTLGHAIEQVERFAWRHGAAVSVGMVFAAELARLAGRLDDDVVDRHRAVLSSLGLPTTYRGDRWDRLLAAMRRDKKSRGALLRFVVLEDVGRPTRLEGPDPALLAAAYAEISREAPTSSPVLL from the coding sequence GTGACTGAGCCCACCGCGTCCGCCGCCCCCACGCGGATCACCGTCGCGGGCGAGCACCCGTACGACGTCGTCGTCGGCCACCACCTGCTCGGCGAGCTCGCCGGGATGCTCGGCGATCGCGTGCGCCGCGTGCTGGTGATCCACCCGGGCGCGCTCACGGCCTCGGCCGAGGTCGTGCAGGAGGACCTGCGCGCGCAGGGCTTCGAGGTGTTCCTGGCCGAGGTCCCCGAGGCCGAGGAGGCCAAGTCCGCGCAGGTCGCGGCCTTCCTGTGGGGAGTGCTCGGCCAGGCCGACTTCACGCGCAGCGACGCGATCGTGGGGCTCGGCGGGGGAGCGACCACCGACCTCGCGGGTTTCGTCGCGGCGACGTGGCTGCGCGGCATCCGGGTCGTCCACATCCCCACCACGGTGCTGGCCATGGTCGACGCCGCCGTCGGCGGCAAGACCGGCATCAACACGCCCGAGGGCAAGAACCTCGTCGGCGCCTTCCACCCGCCCGCCGGCGTCCTGTGCGACCTCGTCGCGCTCGGGTCCCTGCCGGTGCACGACCGCACGGCGGGCCTGGCCGAGATCGTCAAGGCCGGCTTCATCGCCGACGAGCGCATCCTCGAGCTCGTCGAGCAGGACCCGGCCGCGCTCGTCGCGCCCACCCTGGACGACGCCGCCGCCGGCCGGCTGCGCGAGCTGGTCGAGCGCGCCATCGCGGTCAAGGCGCGCGTCGTGGGCGAGGACCTGCGCGAGGCCGACCTGCGCGAGATCCTCAACTACGGGCACACGCTGGGCCACGCCATCGAGCAGGTCGAGCGCTTCGCCTGGCGCCACGGCGCCGCGGTCTCGGTCGGCATGGTCTTCGCGGCGGAGCTCGCGCGGCTCGCGGGGCGCCTCGACGACGACGTCGTGGACCGCCACCGCGCCGTGCTCTCCTCGCTCGGGCTCCCGACCACCTACCGCGGCGACCGCTGGGACCGGCTCCTGGCGGCGATGCGCCGGGACAAGAAGTCGCGCGGCGCCCTGCTGCGCTTCGTCGTGCTCGAGGACGTGGGCCGGCCGACCCGCCTCGAGGGGCCCGACCCGGCGCTGCTCGCCGCCGCGTACGCCGAGATCAGCCGCGAGGCGCCGACCTCCTCGCCGGTGCTGCTCTAG
- a CDS encoding bifunctional diguanylate cyclase/phosphodiesterase, with translation MSGSALTWSVVLQCLVAGVVVGLCALHASGWRHGLRPAEALWTVVWALALAAVSLVNGLLLLTAEPAHSALLLLRFLAVAAAVVISEPAVRVCSGGRPDVRPVAAMAAWYACGAVLWVTTDLVFAHRYVDGIPVYGPLRTAVLLVPLLVVATTVLRRLRGRTMTAVGAVVTVAGTVSTTLLIVSAVPPPNESTEWLAGLWVVPLIAGLMFMAAFRIAEVRRDWLRRASMRDALSAVTNDAWLLRTPEQALERAVAAARRLLDDDRIVGTIRPLSRDRFVTELFAEDGRPDDPVDAAFLRDLARVVSSAAERQAMTSRLKRAAFTDSLTGLANRHALDQHLAMTLDRANVERTPVAVLFCDLDGFKLANDRHGHAWGDALLVHAAEHLTAVLSAGTFLARHGGDEFVAVLDRAPDDGELRALARRVRDTFEAPGEDVVRTTITVGVATWAPGDVVDPDGLLREADLAMLEGKRSHAGVALYDERLRARVDARATARDELEVGIRDGEIVAYFQPLSDALTLEVIGLEVLARWRHDGALRRPGEWLPLAEETGLIVEVGRQMFVAARHGMEQFDLPVAVNVAARQLDEPDFVALVERSWGTDRWDMLTIEVTESALLYDAEHVRDALAVLVERGVKIALDDFGTGYNSLSRLGELPIHVLKIDQTFVHDIATSEGVAVLKAILGLAEAHGLEVVAEGVENVAELTALVDMGVPVVQGNMLGRPSPRVPVRGRRPLSVARHPATRAVLYDFVPVGGTPV, from the coding sequence GTGTCCGGATCTGCGCTGACGTGGTCCGTCGTCCTCCAGTGCCTCGTGGCGGGAGTGGTCGTCGGGCTCTGCGCGCTGCACGCGAGCGGCTGGCGCCACGGGCTCCGCCCCGCCGAGGCGCTCTGGACCGTGGTGTGGGCGCTCGCGCTCGCGGCGGTGAGCCTGGTCAACGGCCTGCTGCTCCTCACGGCGGAGCCGGCGCACAGCGCCCTCCTGCTCCTCCGCTTCCTCGCGGTCGCTGCGGCGGTGGTGATCAGCGAGCCGGCCGTCCGCGTCTGCAGCGGCGGTCGTCCGGACGTGCGCCCGGTCGCGGCCATGGCCGCGTGGTACGCGTGCGGTGCCGTGCTCTGGGTCACGACCGACCTCGTCTTCGCCCACCGCTACGTCGACGGCATCCCGGTCTACGGCCCGCTCCGCACCGCGGTGCTGCTCGTGCCCCTGCTGGTGGTGGCGACCACCGTGCTGCGCCGGCTGCGGGGCCGGACCATGACCGCGGTCGGGGCCGTCGTCACCGTCGCCGGGACCGTCTCGACGACCCTGCTCATCGTCTCCGCCGTCCCGCCGCCGAACGAGTCGACGGAGTGGCTCGCCGGGCTGTGGGTCGTCCCGCTCATCGCCGGCCTGATGTTCATGGCCGCCTTCCGCATCGCCGAGGTGCGCCGTGACTGGCTGCGCCGCGCGAGCATGCGCGACGCGCTGAGCGCCGTGACCAACGACGCGTGGCTGCTGCGCACGCCCGAGCAGGCGCTCGAGCGCGCCGTCGCCGCCGCGCGCCGCCTCCTCGACGACGACCGGATCGTGGGGACCATCCGGCCGCTGTCGCGCGACCGGTTCGTCACCGAGCTGTTCGCCGAGGACGGCCGACCCGACGACCCCGTCGACGCCGCCTTCCTGCGTGACCTGGCGCGCGTCGTCTCGAGCGCCGCCGAGCGCCAGGCGATGACCTCGCGCCTCAAGCGCGCCGCCTTCACCGACTCCCTGACCGGGCTCGCGAACCGGCATGCCCTCGACCAGCACCTCGCGATGACGCTCGACCGGGCGAACGTGGAGCGCACGCCCGTCGCCGTCCTGTTCTGCGACCTCGACGGGTTCAAGCTCGCCAACGACCGCCACGGCCACGCCTGGGGCGACGCGCTGCTGGTCCACGCGGCCGAGCACCTCACGGCCGTGCTCAGCGCGGGCACCTTCCTGGCCCGCCACGGCGGCGACGAGTTCGTCGCCGTCCTCGACCGCGCGCCGGACGACGGTGAGCTCCGGGCCCTCGCCCGGCGCGTCCGGGACACGTTCGAGGCGCCCGGTGAGGACGTCGTGCGCACCACGATCACCGTCGGCGTGGCCACCTGGGCACCGGGCGACGTCGTCGACCCCGACGGGCTGCTGCGCGAGGCCGACCTGGCGATGCTCGAGGGCAAGCGCTCGCACGCGGGCGTGGCGCTCTACGACGAGCGCCTGCGGGCCCGCGTCGACGCCCGCGCGACGGCGCGCGACGAGCTCGAGGTCGGCATCAGGGACGGCGAGATCGTCGCGTACTTCCAGCCGCTGAGCGACGCCCTCACCCTCGAGGTCATCGGGCTGGAGGTCCTCGCCCGCTGGCGTCACGACGGCGCCCTGCGCCGTCCCGGCGAGTGGCTGCCCCTCGCCGAGGAGACCGGCCTGATCGTCGAGGTCGGCCGCCAGATGTTCGTCGCCGCGCGGCACGGGATGGAGCAGTTCGACCTGCCCGTCGCGGTCAACGTCGCGGCGCGCCAGCTCGACGAGCCCGACTTCGTCGCTCTCGTCGAGCGGTCCTGGGGCACCGACCGCTGGGACATGCTCACCATCGAGGTCACCGAGAGCGCGCTGCTCTACGACGCCGAGCACGTGCGCGACGCGCTCGCGGTACTCGTCGAGCGCGGCGTCAAGATCGCCCTCGACGACTTCGGCACGGGCTACAACTCGCTGTCACGCCTGGGCGAGCTCCCGATCCACGTGCTCAAGATCGACCAGACGTTCGTGCACGACATCGCCACGAGCGAGGGCGTGGCAGTCCTCAAGGCGATCCTCGGGCTCGCGGAGGCCCACGGCCTCGAGGTCGTCGCCGAGGGGGTCGAGAACGTCGCCGAGCTGACGGCCCTGGTGGACATGGGCGTGCCCGTGGTCCAGGGCAACATGCTCGGCCGGCCGTCCCCCCGGGTCCCCGTACGCGGGCGCCGCCCGTTGTCGGTCGCCCGCCACCCCGCGACGCGGGCCGTGCTCTACGACTTCGTGCCGGTCGGCGGCACCCCGGTCTGA
- a CDS encoding bifunctional proline dehydrogenase/L-glutamate gamma-semialdehyde dehydrogenase: MPPTTALGSLTDDAVRLAERWVAATAADQTASERRTTGRLAGLVSDPAGLELAVRFVDRVARPQDVRVAAAELAGLADRASAAGAFLGPADRALLAVGARVAPVLPHVVVPAARARLRQLVGHLVADAGPGLRRHVARARAEGFRLNLNLLGEAVLGEVEARSRLDRVRALVERPDVDYVSVKVSAVASQLATWDTAGSRDRVVDRLQPLYRSAHAHGTFLNLDMEEYRDLQLTVAVFERLLADADLSSMAMGIVLQAYLPDSHAALDEITALAARRVAGGGARVKVRLVKGANLAMERVEAELHGWPQAPYGTKAEVDASWVRLLDRALDPARTGAVRVGAASHNLYGVALAHLLARERGVGEALDVEMLQGMAPAQARAVRDAVAPDTHVLLYTPVVARDDFDVAISYLVRRLEENAAPQNFLHDLFAGGQDGDAAGVEGQRDAFVAAVAGAATAATLPRRVPRGEPTLPGPGFENVPDTDPAVAEARAWAAALPARDVDVPAAVVIRTERDVDDAVAVALGLRDSWATASPERRAAVLRRAALELERARGDLVAVMTQEAGKTVAEGDPEVSEAVDFARYYADRAEALADGAVPGAVFRPDGLTVVTPPWNFPVAIPVGSALAALAAGSPVLAKPAPQTPRSAGVAYGAVRRALEAEGFAPDLLQVLDAPEGDVGRHLVTHPDVRRVLLTGSIETARLFASWRPDLDVLAETSGKNALVVTPSADVDLAVADVVRSAFGHAGQKCSAASLLVLVGSAGRDDRLRRQLADAVTSLRVGPASDLGVAVGPLVEPAQGRLLRALTTLDPGERWLVRPRRLDAEGRLWTPGVKHGVARGSFFHLTEVFGPVLGVMRVETLDEAIAVQNEVAFGLTGGLHSLDEREIEHWLRAVEVGNAYVNRHITGAIVRRQPFGGWKASAVGPGAKAGGPGYVPQLGAWADAPDVPRDDDGWLAWARADDERCWREHFGVEHDPSGLAVEANVLRYRPVPHLTVRVGADARERDVTRVRAAAALAGVPVTLSRAPGEADDAFAVRVRDGAVTGRVRLVGTSAGLREAVAARVGEVTLIDAPVVASGERELRTVLREQAISRTRHRFGHLPADG, translated from the coding sequence ATGCCCCCCACCACGGCCCTGGGTTCCCTGACCGACGACGCCGTCCGCCTCGCCGAGCGGTGGGTCGCCGCGACCGCCGCCGACCAGACCGCGAGCGAGCGGCGCACGACGGGACGCCTCGCGGGCCTCGTCTCGGACCCGGCGGGCCTCGAGCTGGCGGTCCGCTTCGTCGACCGGGTCGCGCGCCCGCAGGACGTCCGCGTCGCGGCGGCCGAGCTCGCCGGGCTCGCCGACCGGGCCTCGGCGGCCGGCGCGTTCCTCGGGCCGGCGGACCGGGCGCTGCTGGCGGTCGGCGCGCGCGTCGCGCCGGTCCTGCCGCACGTCGTCGTGCCGGCCGCGCGCGCCCGCCTGCGCCAGCTCGTCGGGCACCTCGTCGCCGACGCGGGCCCGGGCCTGCGCCGGCACGTCGCCCGCGCCCGCGCCGAGGGCTTCCGGCTCAACCTCAACCTGCTCGGCGAGGCGGTGCTCGGGGAGGTCGAGGCGCGCTCGCGCCTCGACCGCGTCCGGGCCCTCGTCGAGCGTCCCGACGTGGACTACGTCTCGGTGAAGGTCTCCGCCGTGGCGAGCCAGCTCGCCACCTGGGACACCGCGGGCAGCCGTGACCGGGTCGTCGACCGCCTGCAGCCGCTGTACCGGTCCGCGCACGCGCACGGCACGTTCCTCAACCTCGACATGGAGGAGTACCGGGACCTGCAGCTCACCGTCGCGGTCTTCGAGCGCCTCCTCGCCGACGCGGACCTGAGCTCGATGGCCATGGGCATCGTGCTGCAGGCGTACCTGCCCGACTCCCACGCGGCGCTGGACGAGATCACGGCCCTGGCGGCGCGCCGGGTCGCCGGTGGCGGGGCGCGCGTGAAGGTGCGCCTGGTCAAGGGCGCGAACCTCGCGATGGAGCGGGTCGAGGCCGAGCTGCACGGCTGGCCGCAGGCGCCCTACGGGACCAAGGCCGAGGTCGACGCCTCCTGGGTGCGCCTCCTGGACCGTGCCCTGGACCCCGCACGCACCGGCGCGGTGCGGGTCGGCGCCGCGAGCCACAACCTCTACGGGGTCGCGCTCGCCCACCTCCTGGCGCGCGAGCGGGGCGTCGGCGAGGCGCTGGACGTCGAGATGCTCCAGGGCATGGCGCCCGCCCAGGCCCGTGCCGTGCGCGACGCCGTCGCTCCCGACACCCACGTCCTGCTCTACACGCCGGTGGTGGCCCGGGACGACTTCGACGTGGCGATCTCCTACCTCGTGCGGCGCCTCGAGGAGAACGCGGCGCCGCAGAACTTCCTGCACGACCTCTTCGCCGGCGGCCAGGACGGCGACGCCGCGGGCGTCGAAGGCCAGCGGGACGCGTTCGTCGCCGCCGTCGCCGGCGCCGCGACCGCCGCCACCCTGCCCCGGCGCGTGCCCCGCGGCGAGCCGACGCTCCCGGGTCCGGGCTTCGAGAACGTCCCGGACACGGACCCGGCCGTCGCCGAGGCGCGCGCCTGGGCGGCGGCCCTCCCGGCGCGCGACGTCGACGTGCCGGCCGCCGTGGTCATCCGCACGGAACGCGACGTCGACGACGCCGTGGCGGTCGCCCTCGGCCTGCGCGACTCCTGGGCCACCGCGTCGCCCGAGCGCCGCGCGGCGGTGCTGCGGCGGGCCGCGCTCGAGCTGGAGCGTGCGCGCGGGGACCTCGTCGCCGTGATGACGCAGGAGGCCGGCAAGACCGTCGCCGAGGGTGACCCGGAGGTCAGCGAGGCCGTCGACTTCGCGCGGTACTACGCGGACCGCGCCGAGGCGCTCGCCGACGGTGCGGTCCCCGGCGCGGTGTTCCGGCCGGACGGGCTCACCGTCGTGACCCCGCCGTGGAACTTCCCCGTGGCGATCCCGGTCGGCTCCGCGCTGGCGGCGCTCGCCGCCGGGTCCCCCGTCCTGGCCAAGCCGGCCCCGCAGACGCCGCGCAGCGCGGGCGTGGCCTACGGCGCCGTGCGGCGGGCGCTCGAGGCGGAGGGCTTCGCCCCCGACCTGCTGCAGGTCCTCGACGCGCCCGAGGGCGACGTCGGCCGGCACCTCGTGACGCACCCGGACGTGCGCCGCGTGCTCCTGACGGGGTCGATCGAGACGGCGCGGCTCTTCGCGTCGTGGCGTCCGGACCTGGACGTGCTCGCCGAGACGTCGGGCAAGAACGCGCTCGTCGTGACGCCGTCGGCCGACGTCGACCTGGCGGTCGCGGACGTCGTGCGGTCGGCGTTCGGCCACGCGGGACAGAAGTGCTCGGCGGCCTCGCTCCTGGTGCTGGTGGGGTCGGCGGGCCGCGACGACCGGCTGCGGCGCCAGCTCGCGGATGCCGTGACGTCGCTCCGGGTGGGGCCCGCGTCCGACCTCGGGGTCGCCGTCGGCCCGCTGGTCGAGCCCGCGCAGGGCAGGCTGCTCCGGGCCCTGACGACGCTCGACCCGGGCGAGCGCTGGCTCGTGCGTCCGCGCCGCCTCGACGCCGAGGGCCGGCTCTGGACGCCCGGCGTCAAGCACGGCGTCGCGCGGGGCTCCTTCTTCCACCTCACGGAGGTCTTCGGGCCCGTGCTGGGCGTCATGCGCGTCGAGACCCTCGACGAGGCGATCGCCGTGCAGAACGAGGTGGCCTTCGGGCTCACCGGCGGACTGCACTCGCTCGACGAGCGCGAGATCGAGCACTGGCTCCGGGCCGTGGAGGTCGGCAACGCCTACGTGAACCGGCACATCACCGGGGCGATCGTGCGGCGCCAGCCCTTCGGCGGCTGGAAGGCGAGCGCCGTCGGGCCCGGCGCCAAGGCCGGCGGTCCGGGCTACGTGCCGCAGCTCGGCGCGTGGGCGGACGCCCCCGACGTCCCCCGCGACGACGACGGCTGGCTCGCCTGGGCGCGGGCCGACGACGAGCGCTGCTGGCGGGAGCACTTCGGCGTGGAGCACGACCCGTCGGGGCTCGCCGTCGAGGCGAACGTGCTGCGCTACCGCCCCGTGCCCCACCTGACGGTCCGGGTCGGCGCCGACGCGAGGGAGCGGGACGTGACGCGCGTGCGCGCCGCGGCAGCGCTGGCCGGGGTTCCGGTGACGCTCTCGCGGGCGCCCGGCGAGGCGGACGACGCCTTCGCGGTACGCGTGCGCGACGGGGCCGTCACGGGGCGCGTCCGCCTGGTCGGCACCAGCGCGGGGCTGCGCGAGGCGGTCGCCGCGCGCGTCGGCGAGGTGACCCTCATCGACGCGCCCGTGGTCGCCTCGGGCGAGCGGGAGCTGCGCACCGTCCTGCGGGAGCAGGCGATCAGCCGGACGCGGCACCGCTTCGGGCACCTGCCCGCGGACGGCTGA
- a CDS encoding SatD family protein has translation MFVVTIDQIGSRVVGDRVDGLLVMLDTLAEGSTQVRRSIVRAFDRTVGDEVQGALDDPVAVVDLALTVLRTGRWSIGIGAGEVATPLPASVRAAQGPAFVAAREAVEAAKSRARAVPLAVRGRDDEAAADAEAVLALVGAVRDRRSDAGWQAVDALAARPWATQEEVAAALGVSQQAVSQRLRTALWGEELAARAAAARLLARAEGRVGGDR, from the coding sequence GTGTTCGTCGTCACGATCGACCAGATCGGCAGCCGCGTCGTCGGGGACCGCGTCGACGGGCTCCTCGTCATGCTCGACACGCTCGCCGAGGGGTCGACCCAGGTCCGCCGCTCGATCGTGCGCGCCTTCGACCGGACCGTGGGCGACGAGGTCCAGGGTGCGCTCGACGACCCCGTGGCGGTGGTCGACCTCGCGCTGACCGTCCTGCGGACCGGGCGGTGGAGCATCGGCATCGGTGCCGGTGAGGTCGCGACACCCCTGCCCGCCTCGGTCCGCGCGGCGCAGGGCCCGGCGTTCGTCGCCGCGCGCGAGGCCGTCGAGGCGGCCAAGAGCCGGGCCCGCGCCGTGCCGCTCGCCGTGCGGGGCCGCGACGACGAGGCCGCCGCCGATGCGGAGGCCGTCCTGGCGCTCGTCGGGGCCGTGCGGGACAGGCGGTCGGACGCGGGCTGGCAGGCCGTCGACGCGCTCGCCGCGCGCCCGTGGGCGACGCAGGAGGAGGTCGCCGCCGCGCTGGGCGTGAGCCAGCAGGCCGTCAGTCAGCGGCTGCGGACGGCCCTGTGGGGCGAGGAGCTCGCCGCGCGCGCGGCGGCTGCCCGGCTCCTGGCGCGGGCCGAGGGACGTGTCGGGGGCGACCGGTAG
- the nusB gene encoding transcription antitermination factor NusB gives MAARSKARKRALDVLFEADQRGVPPLELLATRIAEPGHESALPQYAVELVEGVLSQLDRIDELIATYSHGWTIERMPAVDRAILRLGAWEILFNDDVPDAVAVDEAVELARGLSTDESPSFVNGLLGRIVDLKPTLSV, from the coding sequence TTGGCCGCACGCAGCAAGGCCCGCAAGCGCGCGCTGGACGTCCTCTTCGAGGCGGACCAGCGGGGCGTCCCGCCGCTCGAGCTGCTGGCGACGCGCATCGCGGAGCCGGGCCACGAGAGCGCGCTGCCGCAGTACGCCGTCGAGCTCGTCGAGGGCGTCCTGTCACAGCTCGACCGCATCGACGAGCTCATCGCGACGTACTCGCACGGCTGGACGATCGAGCGGATGCCGGCCGTCGACCGGGCGATCCTGCGCCTCGGCGCGTGGGAGATCCTCTTCAACGACGACGTCCCGGACGCGGTCGCGGTGGACGAGGCCGTCGAGCTCGCGCGGGGGCTCTCGACGGACGAGTCGCCGTCGTTCGTCAACGGGCTCCTGGGCCGGATCGTGGACCTGAAGCCGACGCTGTCGGTCTGA
- a CDS encoding type II 3-dehydroquinate dehydratase: protein MTRVLVLNGPNLGRLGVREPEVYGSATLADLAEHAAGWAAGAGLEVDVRQTDDEAEIVGWLHEAVDTRAHVVLNPAAFTHYSYALRDAAAQVTSAGLVLVEVHLSNPYAREEFRHTSVVGGVATGTVAGFGFDSYRLALLAVAARV, encoded by the coding sequence ATGACGCGCGTCCTGGTCCTCAACGGTCCCAACCTCGGCCGCCTCGGGGTGCGCGAGCCGGAGGTGTACGGGTCCGCGACCCTCGCCGACCTCGCCGAGCACGCGGCCGGCTGGGCGGCGGGAGCCGGCCTCGAGGTGGACGTCCGGCAGACCGACGACGAGGCCGAGATCGTCGGCTGGCTGCACGAGGCCGTCGACACCCGTGCGCACGTGGTGCTCAACCCGGCGGCCTTCACGCACTACTCCTACGCGCTGCGCGACGCGGCCGCGCAGGTGACGTCCGCCGGGCTGGTCCTGGTGGAGGTGCACCTGTCGAACCCGTACGCGCGCGAGGAGTTCCGGCACACGAGCGTGGTCGGCGGCGTCGCGACCGGCACGGTGGCGGGGTTCGGCTTCGACTCCTACCGGCTGGCGCTGCTCGCCGTCGCCGCGCGCGTCTGA
- the efp gene encoding elongation factor P: MATTNDLKNGTVLNLDGQLWTVIEFQHVKPGKGGAFVRTKLKNVLSGKTVDRTFNAGTKVETANVDKRDMQYLYKDGTDYVFMDTSTYDQLNVPEATVGDVANYLLESQQAMVATHDGSPLYVELPPSVVLEITYTEPGLQGDRSTGGTKPATLETGAEIQVPLFLEQGTRVKVDTRDGSYLGRVND; the protein is encoded by the coding sequence GTGGCCACGACGAACGACCTGAAGAACGGCACCGTCCTCAACCTGGACGGCCAGCTGTGGACCGTCATCGAGTTCCAGCACGTCAAGCCGGGCAAGGGTGGCGCCTTCGTGCGCACCAAGCTCAAGAACGTGCTCTCGGGCAAGACGGTCGACCGCACCTTCAACGCCGGGACCAAGGTCGAGACGGCCAACGTCGACAAGCGCGACATGCAGTACCTGTACAAGGACGGCACGGACTACGTCTTCATGGACACGTCCACCTACGACCAGCTCAACGTGCCCGAGGCCACGGTCGGCGACGTCGCCAACTACCTCCTCGAGAGCCAGCAGGCCATGGTCGCGACGCACGACGGCAGCCCGCTGTACGTCGAGCTCCCGCCGTCGGTCGTCCTCGAGATCACCTACACGGAGCCCGGCCTGCAGGGCGACCGGTCCACGGGCGGCACCAAGCCCGCGACGCTCGAGACCGGCGCCGAGATCCAGGTCCCGCTGTTCCTCGAGCAGGGCACGCGCGTCAAGGTGGACACCCGCGACGGGTCCTACCTCGGCCGTGTGAACGACTGA